A part of Acidisarcina sp. genomic DNA contains:
- a CDS encoding FAD-binding oxidoreductase yields MARKNNPPKFESRFESWGRYPSLAATVVPLYWASDFPPPRAAEGTVSSPLRMLPVGMGRSYGDVCLIANGTLLDTRGLDRFQSLDEQTGVLRCEAGVTLDEILRLCVPRGWFLPVTPGTRYVTVGGAIANDVHGKNHHTAGTFGRYVRSLELARSDGSRFTCSPQQNVEWFRATIAGMGLTGLILSAEIQLRRIVSPLVRCEIRQFHGLDEFLSLSLAHQSTEYSLGWMDSTATGRNFARGVFMAATHSEVVEPLTPMPLRSWNLPLDLPGFVLNRGSVAACNALYFHLHRTRQQPRLLSYDRFFYPLDRLLHWNRLYGKRGFVQFQCVLPQAADPLAMLQLFKAISAARLTSFLAVLKVFGDAVSPGIMSFPMPGISLALDFPMRGEETLDLLGKLARITAEHGGRLYPAKDTQMTATQFQGFYPQWQQFAAYVDPAFRSSFWERVTARG; encoded by the coding sequence ATGGCGCGAAAGAATAATCCGCCAAAATTCGAGTCAAGATTCGAGTCCTGGGGTCGTTACCCATCGCTTGCCGCCACGGTTGTTCCCCTGTATTGGGCCTCGGATTTTCCTCCGCCACGGGCTGCCGAGGGGACCGTTTCCTCTCCGCTGCGCATGCTTCCTGTCGGGATGGGGCGCAGTTATGGGGATGTCTGCCTGATTGCGAACGGTACGCTTCTCGATACGCGCGGCCTCGACCGTTTTCAATCTCTGGATGAGCAGACCGGCGTCCTGCGCTGTGAGGCGGGAGTCACGCTGGATGAAATCCTCCGCCTCTGTGTTCCGCGAGGCTGGTTTCTTCCGGTTACGCCCGGCACCCGGTACGTCACCGTGGGCGGCGCAATCGCCAACGATGTCCACGGCAAAAACCATCACACCGCCGGAACCTTCGGGCGCTATGTCCGCAGTCTGGAGCTGGCTCGTTCGGATGGCTCCCGGTTCACCTGCTCGCCGCAGCAGAATGTGGAGTGGTTTCGCGCCACGATCGCCGGCATGGGGCTCACCGGACTCATCCTATCTGCAGAGATTCAGCTTCGGCGCATCGTCTCACCCCTCGTCCGTTGCGAGATCCGTCAGTTTCACGGCCTCGACGAGTTCCTCTCGCTCTCTCTCGCCCACCAGTCCACGGAGTACTCGCTTGGGTGGATGGATTCCACCGCGACGGGACGCAACTTTGCTCGCGGTGTTTTCATGGCAGCGACTCACTCCGAAGTCGTGGAGCCGCTCACGCCGATGCCGCTCCGCTCCTGGAACCTGCCGTTGGATCTACCCGGATTCGTCCTCAACCGAGGCAGCGTCGCCGCATGCAATGCACTCTACTTCCACCTGCATCGGACGCGGCAACAGCCACGCCTGCTCAGCTACGACCGATTCTTCTATCCGCTGGACCGCCTTCTGCACTGGAATCGGCTGTATGGCAAGCGCGGCTTTGTCCAGTTCCAGTGTGTTCTTCCCCAGGCGGCGGATCCGCTTGCCATGTTGCAGTTATTCAAAGCCATCTCCGCTGCGCGCCTCACCTCATTCCTGGCCGTGCTGAAGGTCTTCGGCGATGCGGTCTCTCCCGGAATCATGTCCTTCCCCATGCCCGGCATCAGCCTCGCGCTGGATTTTCCAATGCGCGGCGAAGAGACCCTCGATCTGCTCGGCAAGCTGGCGCGAATTACGGCGGAGCACGGAGGCCGCCTCTACCCCGCCAAGGACACGCAGATGACCGCGACTCAGTTTCAAGGCTTCTATCCGCAGTGGCAGCAGTTTGCCGCGTATGTCGATCCTGCGTTTCGCTCCAGCTTCTGGGAGAGGGTGACGGCGCGTGGCTGA
- a CDS encoding MdtA/MuxA family multidrug efflux RND transporter periplasmic adaptor subunit, producing the protein MPSAPASESRQREVGVLPPPPNVPPEKKRNMGVRYVVFALLILAVGFGAWRIRSGRKQAAADAAQKQAAMANRPTPVQVTTVQQRSMPIFLSALGNVTPYNTVTLKARVTGELTQVNFTEGQKVYQGQTLMVIDRRPFQAALDQARGQLAHDQALLKNAAAEFARYQALYKAGVISRESLDTQESAYGQYQGAITSDQAAIETAALQLRYCTITSPINGRIGLRLVDRGNLITANTTNLIVINQVQPIAAYFTLPEDQLPQVLKKLSASQRLSVEAYDRADVQQLATGYLLTADNQIDPTTGTGKLKAVFQNEDNALFPNQFINIHLILEQKPDAIVVPAVALQHGTRGDFVWLLKDDKTVTMQPVQALLTEGSRTILQSGVTAGQVVVVDGADRLRQGSKVDARQARPDRAAGVANLQPGTATAPAGAQGANPQPAKRMRQQ; encoded by the coding sequence ATGCCTTCAGCACCAGCGTCCGAGAGCAGACAGCGTGAGGTTGGAGTCCTGCCCCCACCGCCCAACGTGCCGCCCGAAAAGAAGCGAAACATGGGAGTGCGCTACGTCGTATTCGCGCTCCTGATTCTTGCCGTAGGCTTCGGCGCGTGGCGCATTCGCAGCGGCCGTAAGCAGGCAGCGGCGGACGCCGCCCAGAAACAGGCTGCAATGGCCAACCGGCCCACGCCGGTGCAGGTGACCACCGTTCAGCAGCGGTCCATGCCGATATTTCTCAGCGCGCTGGGCAACGTAACGCCCTACAACACCGTGACGTTGAAGGCCAGGGTGACGGGAGAGTTGACCCAGGTGAACTTTACCGAGGGCCAGAAGGTCTACCAGGGGCAGACGCTGATGGTGATCGACCGGCGTCCCTTCCAGGCAGCGCTGGACCAGGCGCGGGGCCAGCTGGCCCATGATCAGGCGCTCCTGAAGAATGCTGCCGCGGAATTTGCACGCTACCAGGCTCTCTACAAAGCGGGCGTCATCTCCCGGGAGTCGCTCGACACGCAGGAATCGGCCTATGGGCAGTATCAGGGCGCGATCACTTCCGACCAGGCAGCTATTGAAACGGCGGCGCTGCAACTGAGGTATTGCACGATCACTTCACCCATCAACGGCCGCATCGGCCTGCGACTGGTAGACCGCGGCAATCTAATTACCGCGAACACCACGAACCTCATTGTCATCAACCAGGTGCAGCCGATCGCAGCGTACTTCACCCTGCCCGAGGATCAGCTTCCCCAGGTTCTCAAGAAGCTGTCTGCCTCGCAGCGGCTCAGCGTGGAGGCCTATGACCGGGCCGACGTGCAGCAACTGGCAACCGGATACCTGCTGACAGCCGACAACCAGATCGACCCGACCACGGGCACAGGCAAACTGAAGGCTGTCTTCCAGAACGAAGATAATGCGCTTTTTCCGAACCAATTCATAAATATTCACCTGATTCTGGAACAGAAGCCGGACGCGATTGTGGTTCCAGCGGTTGCCCTGCAACATGGAACACGCGGCGACTTTGTGTGGCTGCTGAAGGATGACAAGACCGTCACCATGCAGCCGGTTCAGGCATTGCTGACCGAAGGATCGCGAACCATCTTGCAGAGCGGCGTGACCGCTGGCCAGGTAGTGGTTGTGGATGGAGCCGACCGTCTGCGGCAAGGCAGCAAGGTTGACGCGAGGCAGGCGAGGCCGGATCGAGCGGCTGGCGTTGCCAACCTGCAACCCGGAACTGCAACGGCGCCTGCCGGCGCCCAGGGCGCGAATCCGCAGCCTGCAAAGAGAATGAGACAGCAGTGA
- a CDS encoding MdtB/MuxB family multidrug efflux RND transporter permease subunit — protein sequence MNPSKPFILRPVATSLLMAAILLAGFVAYRQLPVSALPEVDYPIIQVVTFYPGAGPVVMASSVTAPLERQFGQMPGLKQMTSTSSGGGSVITLEFELEENIDVAEQEVQAGINAATSFLPTDLPNPPVYSKVNPADSPILTLALTSDTMPLQQIEDVADTNLAQKISQVTGVGLVSIAGGQKPAVRIQANPAQLSSYGLSLEDLRISLAASNVDQAKGNLNGTRQAYTIGANDQLLTSSDYKPVVIAYRNGAPVRMSDVANVVDGAENTRQAAWMDQIPAVIVNIQRQPGANIIGVVDRIEKLMPQLKASLPAAVKVTVLTDRTTTIRASVKDVQFTLILTIALVVMVIFLFLRNLAATVIPSVAVPLSLVGTFGIMYLLGYSLNNLTLMALTISTGFVVDDAIVMIENISRYIEEGDSPLEAALKGSEQIGFTIVSLTVSLIAVLIPLLFMGDVVGRLFREFAITLAVTILVSAIVSLTLTPMMCAKILRHKPVEQQGRIYQFSEHFFNTVIAKYASTLRFVLRHQFVTLMVTISTLVLTLVLYIVVPKGFFPVQDTGVLLGISEAPQTVSFSNMAVRQQRLADLILKDPDVESLSSFIGVDGTNTTLNSGRIQINLKPHDQRSSSASDVIRRLQPQLAAVEGIVLYLQPMQDLTVEDRVSRTQYQYSLEDPNTAELMDFTPRLIAELSKQPELRDVASDLQDQGLEANLVIDRDTASRLGVTVQAIDNTLYDAFGQRQISTMFTQLNQYHVVLEVQPGFQDHPDDLSKIYVKSASGEQVPLSAFTHFEPRTAALAINHQGQFPAVTVSFNLAPNTSLGDAVKAIQRVEQQIGMPASINASFQGTAQAFQSSLTNEPLLILAALITVYIVLGVLYESYIHPITIISTLPSAGVGALLALLICHTDFGVIALIGIILLIGIVKKNAIMMIDFALEAERKHGKSPEESIYEACLLRFRPIMMTTMAALLGGLPLALGTGVGSELRRPLGITIVGGLIVSQLLTLYTTPVVYLYFSRLAERLSKKTTHTLYEEPAVSAD from the coding sequence GTGAACCCCTCCAAACCATTTATTCTCAGGCCGGTCGCTACCTCGCTTCTGATGGCGGCGATTCTGCTTGCCGGCTTTGTTGCCTATCGGCAACTGCCCGTCTCCGCGCTGCCGGAAGTGGATTACCCCATCATTCAGGTAGTGACCTTCTATCCCGGAGCGGGCCCGGTGGTGATGGCATCCTCGGTAACCGCGCCGCTGGAGCGGCAGTTTGGCCAGATGCCCGGATTGAAGCAGATGACCTCAACCAGTTCCGGTGGCGGCTCTGTCATCACGCTGGAGTTCGAGCTTGAGGAGAACATCGATGTAGCGGAGCAAGAGGTGCAGGCAGGGATCAACGCCGCGACCAGCTTCCTTCCGACCGATTTGCCGAATCCTCCGGTGTACAGCAAAGTCAATCCGGCAGATTCGCCGATCCTGACGCTCGCGCTGACCTCGGACACCATGCCACTGCAGCAGATCGAAGATGTAGCGGATACCAACCTGGCGCAGAAGATTTCTCAGGTTACCGGGGTCGGGCTGGTCTCGATCGCCGGAGGTCAGAAGCCGGCGGTGCGCATCCAGGCGAATCCGGCGCAGCTTTCGTCTTATGGATTGAGTCTTGAAGATCTGCGCATCTCGCTGGCAGCAAGCAATGTCGATCAGGCCAAGGGCAACCTGAATGGCACGCGCCAGGCCTACACAATCGGCGCGAACGATCAGTTGCTCACCAGCAGCGATTACAAACCTGTCGTGATCGCCTATCGCAACGGCGCACCGGTGCGCATGTCCGATGTTGCCAACGTAGTCGACGGCGCGGAGAACACCCGGCAGGCTGCATGGATGGACCAGATTCCGGCGGTCATCGTGAACATTCAGCGGCAGCCGGGCGCCAACATCATCGGCGTAGTGGATCGCATTGAGAAGCTGATGCCGCAGTTGAAGGCAAGCCTGCCCGCTGCGGTCAAGGTGACGGTCCTGACCGACCGCACGACAACAATCCGCGCCTCGGTCAAGGATGTACAGTTCACGCTGATCCTGACCATCGCGCTGGTCGTGATGGTGATTTTTCTCTTTCTGCGAAATCTCGCCGCAACGGTGATTCCCAGCGTGGCCGTTCCGCTGTCGCTGGTCGGCACCTTTGGCATCATGTACCTGCTGGGATACAGCCTGAACAACCTGACGCTGATGGCGCTGACGATCTCGACGGGCTTTGTCGTCGACGACGCGATCGTGATGATCGAGAATATCTCGCGCTATATCGAAGAAGGCGATTCCCCGCTGGAAGCGGCGCTGAAAGGCTCCGAGCAGATCGGCTTCACGATTGTATCGCTGACGGTTTCTCTGATTGCGGTATTGATTCCGCTGCTCTTCATGGGAGATGTGGTCGGCAGGCTCTTCCGGGAATTTGCCATCACGCTGGCGGTCACCATCCTGGTTTCCGCCATAGTATCGCTGACGCTCACGCCGATGATGTGCGCCAAGATCCTGCGGCACAAGCCGGTCGAGCAACAGGGCCGCATCTACCAGTTTTCCGAGCACTTCTTCAACACCGTCATCGCGAAGTATGCTTCCACCCTGCGCTTTGTGCTGCGCCATCAATTCGTAACACTGATGGTTACGATCAGCACATTGGTGCTGACCCTGGTTCTCTATATCGTGGTTCCCAAGGGGTTTTTCCCGGTGCAGGACACCGGAGTTCTGCTGGGCATCTCGGAAGCGCCGCAGACCGTATCCTTTTCCAATATGGCGGTGCGTCAGCAGCGGCTGGCAGACCTCATCCTGAAGGATCCGGATGTAGAGAGCCTGTCTTCTTTTATCGGAGTAGACGGCACAAACACTACCCTGAACAGCGGCAGAATCCAGATCAACCTGAAGCCGCACGATCAGCGGAGCAGCAGCGCATCTGACGTCATCCGCAGGCTGCAGCCGCAGTTGGCGGCGGTGGAAGGAATCGTGTTGTACCTGCAACCGATGCAGGACCTGACGGTGGAAGATCGCGTGAGCCGCACCCAGTATCAATATTCGCTGGAAGATCCGAACACGGCGGAGTTGATGGACTTCACCCCGAGGCTGATTGCAGAGCTGAGCAAGCAGCCTGAACTTCGCGATGTCGCCAGCGACCTGCAGGACCAGGGACTCGAAGCAAACCTGGTGATCGACCGCGATACCGCTTCGCGTCTCGGCGTTACTGTGCAGGCCATCGACAATACTCTGTACGATGCGTTTGGCCAGCGCCAGATCTCCACCATGTTCACGCAGTTGAACCAGTACCACGTAGTGCTGGAGGTGCAGCCGGGATTTCAGGATCACCCGGACGACCTGAGCAAGATCTACGTGAAGTCAGCCTCAGGCGAACAGGTTCCGCTCAGCGCCTTTACGCATTTTGAGCCGCGTACCGCAGCACTTGCTATCAATCATCAGGGCCAGTTCCCTGCCGTCACTGTCTCCTTTAACCTCGCACCCAACACATCCCTGGGAGATGCGGTAAAGGCGATTCAGCGCGTGGAGCAGCAGATCGGGATGCCGGCTAGCATCAACGCCAGCTTCCAGGGAACAGCGCAGGCCTTCCAGTCTTCTCTGACGAACGAACCCCTGCTGATTCTGGCTGCGCTCATCACGGTTTACATTGTGCTTGGCGTCCTCTATGAGAGCTACATCCACCCCATCACGATCATCTCCACGCTGCCTTCCGCTGGCGTGGGAGCGCTGCTGGCTCTGCTGATCTGCCACACGGACTTCGGCGTGATTGCGCTGATCGGCATTATTCTGCTGATCGGCATTGTGAAGAAGAATGCAATCATGATGATCGACTTTGCACTGGAGGCGGAGCGCAAACATGGGAAGTCTCCGGAGGAGTCGATCTACGAGGCGTGCCTTCTGCGCTTCCGTCCCATCATGATGACGACAATGGCGGCGCTGCTCGGCGGGCTTCCTCTTGCGCTGGGCACCGGTGTCGGCTCGGAGCTGCGGCGGCCGTTGGGCATCACCATCGTGGGCGGCCTGATTGTTTCCCAACTGTTGACGCTCTACACCACGCCGGTGGTCTATCTATACTTCAGCCGGCTGGCGGAACGGCTATCGAAGAAGACAACTCACACACTCTACGAGGAGCCCGCGGTTTCCGCGGATTAG
- a CDS encoding UbiA family prenyltransferase, whose translation MTQGPTSAAASDHPAYETPSLTAAPGTALRLPDPRPLCVDLDGTLVKSDTLSDSLLILLRRKPAALPRLFSLVFQGKARFKQFVNSQVTLDVKRLPYNRPLLEYLKTEHSLGRKIHLATGADGDVAQRVAAHLNIFSGVLASDGEINLTGANKLESLRNQFPDEGFDYIGNATPDLPLLQHAHQAMVANPQLTLRLRLRARKLRIARQFNDSPPLWKALIKAARLHQWAKNTLIFLPLLLAHTLNLRGVVSALLAFFSFSFCASATYIVNDLLDIEADRAHPQKRFRPFAAGDLSVLTGVITAVGLLLLAFAGLTQLPHQFTLWILFYLLVTNAYSFGLKRIALVDVFVLSGLYTLRMLAGAAATETPISHWLAGLSVFLFLSLAMVKRYSELQNLRARGAVPANGRGYLLVDMDQLRSFGTASAYSAVVIFSLYITGHEVEALYRHPARMWLIDPLMLLWLSRVWLLASRGEMDEDPVVFAVTDRMSILIGIAVLIVALLAL comes from the coding sequence GTGACGCAAGGCCCCACATCCGCGGCAGCATCGGACCACCCGGCGTATGAAACGCCGTCGCTTACGGCCGCGCCGGGGACAGCACTGCGCCTGCCGGATCCCCGGCCACTCTGCGTTGATCTCGACGGAACTCTCGTCAAATCCGACACTCTGTCGGATTCTCTCCTCATCCTTCTGAGAAGGAAGCCGGCAGCGCTTCCCCGACTGTTTAGCCTCGTATTCCAGGGCAAAGCGCGGTTCAAGCAGTTCGTGAACTCGCAGGTTACCCTGGACGTAAAGCGGCTTCCTTACAACCGGCCCCTGCTGGAGTATCTGAAGACCGAGCACAGCCTGGGGAGAAAGATTCACCTTGCTACCGGGGCAGACGGTGATGTGGCCCAGCGCGTCGCGGCTCATCTCAATATCTTTTCCGGCGTTCTTGCCAGCGACGGGGAGATCAACCTCACCGGCGCCAATAAGCTCGAATCGCTGCGAAACCAGTTTCCCGATGAGGGATTTGACTACATCGGCAATGCCACGCCCGATCTTCCGCTGCTCCAGCATGCTCACCAGGCAATGGTGGCTAACCCGCAACTGACACTGCGTCTGCGCCTGCGCGCTCGCAAACTCAGGATTGCGCGGCAGTTTAACGACTCGCCACCGCTCTGGAAGGCGCTCATCAAGGCGGCACGCCTGCACCAGTGGGCCAAGAACACGCTGATCTTTCTGCCTCTTCTGCTGGCCCACACCCTTAACCTGCGGGGAGTGGTGAGCGCGCTGCTGGCGTTCTTCAGCTTCAGCTTCTGCGCTTCGGCTACTTACATCGTCAATGACCTGCTGGATATTGAGGCCGACCGGGCCCATCCGCAGAAACGTTTTCGGCCATTCGCTGCCGGCGATCTTTCGGTTCTCACCGGGGTTATAACGGCGGTGGGCCTGCTGCTGCTGGCCTTCGCGGGATTGACGCAGCTGCCGCACCAGTTCACCCTCTGGATTCTCTTCTACCTGCTGGTTACGAACGCATACTCCTTTGGTTTGAAGCGGATAGCGTTGGTAGACGTCTTCGTTCTCTCTGGCCTCTACACGCTGCGAATGCTTGCCGGAGCGGCGGCAACCGAGACCCCGATCTCTCACTGGCTTGCCGGGCTGTCTGTGTTTCTCTTCCTCAGCCTGGCCATGGTCAAGCGCTACAGCGAACTCCAGAACCTGCGCGCCCGCGGTGCTGTACCCGCCAACGGCCGTGGATACCTGCTGGTCGATATGGATCAGTTGCGCAGTTTCGGAACCGCCAGTGCCTACTCGGCTGTCGTGATCTTTTCGCTCTACATCACCGGCCATGAGGTGGAGGCTCTCTATCGTCACCCGGCGCGAATGTGGCTGATCGATCCTTTGATGCTGCTATGGTTAAGCCGTGTCTGGCTGCTGGCATCCCGCGGCGAGATGGACGAGGATCCGGTTGTATTCGCCGTGACAGATCGCATGAGTATACTCATTGGCATTGCGGTGCTGATCGTTGCGCTTCTCGCTCTCTGA
- a CDS encoding multidrug efflux RND transporter permease subunit — MHLSAPFIRRPVATSLLSMALLLAGSVAYNLLPVASLPEIEFPTIGVGAGLPGASPETMASAVATPLERQFGRIAGVTQMTSASSLGGTSVTLQFDLNRNIDAAARDVQASINAARGQLPSNLPSNPNYRKVNPADAPIMILTMTSDTVPKANIYDLADSILAQKISQIAGIGQVFVGGSSSPAVRVELNPLQLSSYGIGLESLRTALGSVNFDTPKGSFNNPSTRWTITNNDQLFGAKSYAPLIVAYKNGAPVRLQDLGTVVDGVADEHTAGLANGKPAILIVIFKSPGANVIDAVDRVRAELPTLQAAIPPTIQLGVAMDRTVTIRASVIDVEITLLISVLLVVLVVFLFLRDAWATIIPSVAVPLSLVGTFGVMYLLGYTLDNLSLMALTISTGFVVDDAIVVIENISRYLEQGLSPYEAAMRGSREIGFTVLSMSTSLIAVFIPILLMGGIVGRLFREFAVTLSVAIAISLMVSLTTTPMMCAKFLKGREEKKRGLFHRLGERALQWMLSEYDHALRWVLRHQVPVLLIAIGTFLLNIYLFTIVPKGFFPQQDTGRMGGSTRAAQDISFDAMKEKQRQLADIVQHDPAVDTVVAFAGGSGGGATTNTGRMFVSLKPLSERKVSSDQVIARLRKPLSAVSGASLFLQSAQDLSVGGRFSDAQYQYTLSAENLTDLNSWAPRLMARMRTMPELRDVSSDQQDQGLQAALAIDRDTASRMGITPQMIDNTLYDAFGQRQVSTMYTPLNQYHVVMEVAPDFQRDPSALKTLYVQSNTGALVPLSAIAHYERSRTSLAVNHQGQFPAVTLTFNLAPDVSLGQAVTALQAAAQDIGMPSTVHASFQGTAQAFQSSLASEPWLILAALATVYIVLGMLYESFIHPITILSTLPSAGVGALLALLITHTDLSVIAMVGIILLIGIVKKNAIMMIDFALASERQEGKSPEAAIYQACLLRFRPIMMTTMAALLGGLPLALGQGTGSELRRPLGIAIVGGLIVSQMLTLFTTPVVYLFFDKLQTKLRSLTGRKRRLAGVGGVGIEGGIGD; from the coding sequence ATGCATCTTTCCGCGCCATTTATCCGCCGGCCCGTCGCCACCTCGCTGCTGAGCATGGCTCTGCTGCTGGCTGGATCGGTAGCATATAACCTGCTGCCGGTAGCCTCTCTGCCGGAGATTGAGTTTCCCACGATCGGCGTAGGCGCGGGCCTGCCTGGCGCCAGCCCCGAAACCATGGCGTCCGCGGTGGCCACTCCGCTGGAGCGGCAGTTTGGACGCATCGCAGGCGTTACGCAGATGACCTCTGCCAGCTCCCTGGGCGGCACGTCCGTAACCTTGCAGTTCGATCTGAACCGTAATATCGACGCGGCAGCGCGAGACGTGCAGGCCTCCATCAATGCAGCACGCGGACAACTGCCATCGAACCTTCCATCGAATCCCAACTACCGCAAGGTGAACCCGGCCGACGCGCCGATCATGATTCTAACCATGACTTCGGACACGGTGCCGAAGGCGAATATCTACGATCTCGCCGATTCGATCCTGGCACAGAAGATCAGCCAGATTGCGGGCATTGGACAGGTGTTTGTCGGAGGCAGCTCGAGTCCCGCCGTACGTGTGGAGCTGAATCCGCTGCAGTTGAGCTCGTATGGGATAGGACTGGAATCACTGCGCACCGCACTGGGCTCGGTGAACTTCGACACGCCGAAGGGTTCGTTCAACAATCCGTCCACACGCTGGACCATCACCAACAATGACCAGCTATTCGGGGCCAAGTCCTATGCTCCGCTGATCGTGGCTTACAAAAATGGTGCTCCTGTCCGGCTGCAGGATCTGGGCACGGTAGTTGATGGTGTAGCCGATGAGCACACGGCAGGACTGGCCAACGGCAAGCCGGCGATCCTGATCGTCATCTTCAAATCTCCGGGAGCCAATGTAATCGACGCGGTGGATCGCGTGCGCGCGGAGCTTCCCACGCTGCAGGCGGCGATCCCTCCCACCATCCAACTCGGCGTCGCCATGGATCGCACGGTGACGATTCGCGCATCGGTGATCGACGTTGAGATTACGCTACTGATCTCAGTCCTGCTTGTCGTTCTGGTGGTGTTTCTGTTTCTGCGCGATGCCTGGGCAACGATCATTCCCAGCGTGGCCGTGCCGTTGTCGCTGGTGGGCACCTTTGGCGTCATGTACCTGCTGGGCTACACGCTGGATAACCTTTCTTTGATGGCGCTGACCATCTCCACCGGCTTTGTTGTGGACGATGCGATCGTGGTAATCGAGAACATCAGCCGCTATCTGGAGCAAGGTTTATCGCCCTACGAAGCGGCGATGCGCGGCTCGCGTGAGATTGGTTTCACTGTGCTCTCGATGAGCACTTCGCTGATCGCGGTGTTCATTCCCATCCTGCTGATGGGGGGAATCGTCGGACGGCTGTTTCGCGAGTTTGCCGTGACCCTGAGCGTGGCGATCGCCATCTCTCTGATGGTTTCGCTCACCACGACGCCCATGATGTGCGCGAAGTTTTTGAAGGGACGTGAAGAGAAGAAGCGCGGCCTTTTCCATCGGCTCGGCGAGCGGGCGCTGCAATGGATGCTCAGCGAGTATGACCATGCGCTGCGATGGGTTCTGCGCCACCAGGTGCCGGTGTTGCTGATCGCCATCGGAACCTTCCTGCTCAACATCTATCTGTTCACCATTGTGCCGAAGGGCTTCTTCCCGCAGCAGGATACTGGCCGGATGGGCGGCTCCACGCGTGCGGCACAGGATATCTCCTTCGACGCAATGAAGGAGAAACAGCGGCAGCTTGCCGACATCGTGCAGCACGATCCGGCGGTAGATACGGTGGTTGCCTTTGCCGGCGGAAGCGGCGGCGGCGCAACGACGAATACGGGCCGCATGTTCGTCAGCCTGAAGCCGCTGAGCGAACGCAAGGTCAGCTCCGACCAGGTGATCGCGCGGCTGCGAAAGCCGCTCTCCGCGGTGTCCGGAGCCAGCCTGTTTCTGCAGTCGGCGCAGGATCTTTCCGTGGGAGGACGCTTCAGCGATGCGCAGTATCAGTACACGCTATCGGCGGAGAACCTGACCGATCTGAATAGCTGGGCTCCCCGGCTGATGGCCAGGATGCGCACGATGCCGGAGCTGCGCGATGTTTCGTCCGACCAGCAGGATCAGGGTTTGCAGGCCGCCCTGGCGATCGATCGCGATACCGCGTCGCGGATGGGGATCACGCCCCAGATGATCGACAATACGCTCTACGACGCCTTTGGCCAGCGGCAGGTATCCACCATGTACACGCCGCTGAATCAATACCACGTGGTGATGGAAGTGGCTCCGGATTTCCAGCGCGATCCGAGTGCCCTCAAGACGCTTTACGTTCAATCGAACACAGGTGCGCTGGTTCCGCTGAGCGCAATTGCACACTACGAGCGCAGCCGCACCTCGCTGGCGGTCAACCACCAGGGGCAATTCCCGGCAGTAACCCTCACCTTTAACCTGGCCCCGGACGTCTCCCTGGGACAGGCGGTAACCGCACTGCAGGCAGCCGCGCAGGACATCGGGATGCCAAGCACGGTGCACGCCAGCTTCCAGGGAACGGCACAGGCTTTTCAGTCCTCGCTGGCAAGCGAACCGTGGCTGATCCTGGCGGCGCTTGCTACGGTTTATATCGTGCTGGGCATGCTCTACGAAAGCTTTATCCATCCCATCACCATTCTCTCGACTCTGCCCTCAGCGGGAGTAGGTGCACTGCTGGCCCTGTTGATCACGCATACCGACCTGAGCGTGATTGCGATGGTAGGCATCATCCTGCTGATCGGGATTGTGAAGAAGAACGCGATCATGATGATCGACTTTGCGCTGGCCTCCGAGCGACAGGAGGGCAAGTCTCCGGAAGCCGCAATTTACCAGGCATGCCTGCTGCGCTTCCGCCCCATCATGATGACTACGATGGCAGCATTGCTTGGGGGTCTGCCGCTGGCTCTGGGGCAAGGCACAGGTTCCGAACTGCGCCGTCCGCTGGGCATTGCGATTGTTGGCGGCCTGATCGTCTCGCAGATGCTGACGCTCTTTACCACGCCAGTCGTCTACCTTTTCTTCGACAAACTGCAGACAAAGCTGCGCAGTCTGACCGGCCGTAAGCGGAGGCTCGCGGGAGTGGGCGGAGTGGGAATCGAGGGAGGAATCGGAGATTGA